The Methanofastidiosum sp. genome contains the following window.
TTTGGCAATAATATTTGCAATTACTGGAGAGATTATCTTAAGATTTTTTGGAGTAACAGTTGACAGCTTGAGGGTTGCTGGGGGTATTATTCTTTTTAAAGTTGCTCTTGACATGGTCTATGCAAAAACATCTGGGAAAAATATCACTGAAGAAGAGAGAAAAGACGCAAAAGATAAAGATGATATCTCGGTTTTTCCAGTGGCAATGCCACTTCTTACAGGCCCAGGAACGATAACAACTGTGATTGTAATAATAAGGTCCGTCCCAACAGTTGAATTAAAGGCTGTGGCAATTGCGGCAATACTTGTTACCTTTGCAATCACATTTCTCATGTTTAGATTTTCTAATCAGCTTAGTAAGATACTAGGGGTTACGGTAACACTTGTCTTTACCCGTATAATGGGTCTGCTTCTTGGTGCAATTGCCATAAACTTCCTTTCAACAGGAATTATAAATATCTTTATCGGACTGATATAATAAAAAAAGAAAAACAGTTTGTCGCCCCGCTCATGTTTTTGCCAAAATATTCCTGAATGTCTCGACGTCTCGAAACGGCCTCTACAAGGTTTCAAAAGAAACATAAATGCTTCTTCTAAAGGCCTCCAAACTTACGTTTGATTAAGTATTTCGGCCATACTCAGGCATCTCTTTAATTCAGATGCTCGGAAATACATCAGTAATAAGAGACAAGCTCTTTCAATAAATGTATTTTTCAGCCTCTGAAACAAGTGACATACTTTGACATCGGCACAAGCGAAGTTTCGACCTGTGGTAATATCATTAACACTTCCATCTATACTTAAATTTTACTGTTATTGATTATTTACAATTTAGACAAATAATTTTAAAGTATATCTGATCTTATCACATTTTATATTTTCTCCAATTTTAAAATTCAGCAAATACAGTTATTTGAAAAATCTCTTATTAGATACTCTGCGATTCCATAGCCTACTTTTCCGTTCATTTGATATTCAGTTAAGGTTTCATGCATTATCGACTGCCTTTTTCCATCTCCACTTGTAAATGGAAG
Protein-coding sequences here:
- a CDS encoding MarC family protein, with protein sequence MAAFAFFIYAFTSIFVIVNPIGAMFTFMSLTTDKDRKERIRLATRSVLIGCLLAIIFAITGEIILRFFGVTVDSLRVAGGIILFKVALDMVYAKTSGKNITEEERKDAKDKDDISVFPVAMPLLTGPGTITTVIVIIRSVPTVELKAVAIAAILVTFAITFLMFRFSNQLSKILGVTVTLVFTRIMGLLLGAIAINFLSTGIINIFIGLI